In Candidatus Angelobacter sp., the following proteins share a genomic window:
- a CDS encoding DUF2007 domain-containing protein, which yields MQLVTVFRSFNPAEAQLIRSRLDAAGIPAEVVNELAALSLDGYSMAAGGIRVQVPDNYAAEATALIESANEPTDESATE from the coding sequence ATGCAATTGGTGACTGTTTTCCGGAGTTTCAACCCCGCCGAGGCGCAATTGATCCGCTCGCGTCTGGACGCCGCGGGCATCCCCGCTGAAGTCGTGAACGAACTCGCAGCGTTAAGCCTTGACGGCTACTCAATGGCCGCGGGCGGCATCCGCGTGCAGGTGCCGGACAACTACGCCGCGGAGGCCACGGCGTTGATTGAGTCGGCCAACGAGCCCACCGATGAATCCGCGACAGAATAA